The DNA sequence TTTTTTCCATTGGGCAAGATACGTcaaggaattttttatttttatttttattttttttttcttaggcaATACATGAAGGGTGTtgcataataatttttattgaatcttaataataaaaataaaaattatacgaGTAATACGTGGGTTTGATGAATTGTCGACGCactagatatatatgtatgtgtatatatagacatatatatatatatatatatatatatatatatatatatagcaattaATAGTAGCAAGGTCCAAAAGCGAGAAAGCAGGTAGTCACAAGAAGACAACAAACTTTTTGACAAAGTCCACTGCTAATACATTATAACTCAAGGTACACCCTGACAATCAGCAAAAGACTTAAACAAAGTAAATCAAACATATACATGATGCAGTACTATCACCATTTTTCATCACCACCACAACAGCGGGCGAAATACCTAATTAGACacctcttttttattattacttctcAAGTTCTAATTTCCACCATGACAAAAAGTGCCTCTCATCATGACTTCAGCAACCTGCAAAAGTAAcaatggaaaatataccaaaaatttaatttcagcGCCCATATTGTGCAATAATAATAGTCAGaaaattattcaccaaaaaataatagtcagaaaaaaatatatatttttttgtttgtgaatttgaaaattgatattatcTCTAATGGGAAAAATGCAGATGACCTCCAAAAACGCCATTAATTTCTATATACCCTAATATATAAAAGGGCTAGATTGGAAAATTTTATGgtacaaaattattataaaaaccaGTTTTCTGTTCTAAATTACCATTATTTTATTCCTCTAGGAAATTTTGGTcatatttgtggaattataAATACAGATGTACATTGATTTTCTAATTCGTCAAACAGAAAGGTTTAGATTGACgaggaaaacaacaaaaaattgttCAACAAACTTTTAATGCACGGATTTTTTGCCCATTGCTAGACACAAATCAACGgttgaaaacaaaatcaacccaaacaaacaaataaacaaaacatgTAACTAATCAAACTTACCAAAGCATATATGCGATAAATACtagatattatataatataatattacatcTAGTCGCTATCGCTGCTGCTGCTATCATGGCCATGTTCATGACCATGCTcatgcttcttcttctccttcttcttcttcttctcacccTTGTCCTGTCCTTCACCATGGAGCTTGCCCTTTATCTTCTCCACGAACCCTTCTTTTTGTTCTCCATGGTGCTCAGGCTTGTGCTCTCCATGGTGCTCTACATGTTGTACTCCATGGTGCTCATCTTTGTGCTCTCCATGGTGTTGCTCACCTTTGTGTTGCTCACCTTTGTGTTCCTCAGGCTTATGGCCTCCAATATGGAGGGTCTCACCGATCTTGTTAATGATTCCTgccattttctttgtttcttgcttttttttttctgaacaaataaaataaaatggtaattttctttttttgatgtgGAAGATTAAGGATCTCCAAAGCTGCTATTTATAGACttttaaaataaggaaaaactataataaaaatattcatacgCTACGTGTACGCGGAAATTATGTGGAGGATAAAGATGATAATTTAAGGAAATTGGAAATTGGAAATTGGGATGTGGGGTCCACACGATTTTTTCTTATAGATGGATAAGAATATGGGGACCCAGAATTTACAAATGGGAAAGTATTAAAGAAAGAAGGTTTAATTTGCGTATGACACCTGTCCTCATGATGGTTTTCACGGTTAATTATTCCTTGTATTTTCCATTTATATCactaaatacataattaattactaatattCTAGACCGTTCAAATTTGTTAACCAAATTGTATCCAGTAATTTCACAGAGTttcattgatttttt is a window from the Ziziphus jujuba cultivar Dongzao chromosome 11, ASM3175591v1 genome containing:
- the LOC107432766 gene encoding protein SRC1; its protein translation is MAGIINKIGETLHIGGHKPEEHKGEQHKGEQHHGEHKDEHHGVQHVEHHGEHKPEHHGEQKEGFVEKIKGKLHGEGQDKGEKKKKKEKKKHEHGHEHGHDSSSSDSD